Proteins from a single region of Candidatus Kryptoniota bacterium:
- a CDS encoding extracellular solute-binding protein, translating into MLKQGDPHHQDGRFKLNSNQRLYAIITSILVVAFVLLFYAFPGDGPNTSPNRPVEITFADNISRAYQEVIDLFNKEHEGRIKVIPVNLPFTKFSTDDRKELLARYFRSKSDRIDVFSVDQIWVPRFAGWCVPLDDYLPDEKVAPLNYYAARSCYLNGSLIAAPLYLDIAVMFYRKDLIRSLPDGEYWTHRLENSVTWDELFKLHSKTGNLPGPFFIYQADDYEGLVCIYTELLANMHRQILENGVLQLETPEAEKALQFLVDLVGKYRISPEQVSRFKEDVSYDFFLKNDGMFIRGWPGFARDDRLKGEYPEQYSQCVPAPLPHLVGSQPAYVFGGWNLMISKFSTKIPESVEFVRFLLGKQSQEIMYAVGGCLPTSTSVYADSSFVKKNPALAFYEGLFKYGVYRPFSEKYTGISDVLSHYLNLAIRKQMSPHEALKMATEAINSGNILIK; encoded by the coding sequence ATGCTGAAACAAGGCGATCCACACCACCAGGACGGCCGGTTCAAGCTGAATTCAAACCAGCGCCTTTACGCGATCATAACTTCAATCCTGGTAGTTGCATTCGTCCTTCTGTTCTATGCATTCCCGGGAGACGGTCCGAACACAAGTCCGAACAGACCTGTTGAAATCACTTTCGCAGACAACATCTCCAGAGCATATCAGGAAGTAATCGACCTCTTCAACAAGGAGCATGAGGGAAGAATAAAGGTAATTCCTGTAAATCTTCCGTTCACGAAATTCAGCACCGATGACCGCAAGGAACTGCTCGCGAGGTATTTCAGGAGCAAGAGCGACAGGATAGACGTGTTTTCAGTGGACCAGATCTGGGTGCCGCGGTTCGCCGGCTGGTGCGTCCCGCTCGACGATTACCTGCCAGACGAGAAAGTCGCTCCGCTCAACTACTACGCGGCGCGATCATGTTATCTAAACGGTTCACTGATCGCTGCACCGCTATACCTCGATATTGCGGTAATGTTCTATCGAAAGGATTTAATCCGGAGTCTTCCCGACGGAGAGTACTGGACGCACCGGCTGGAGAACTCTGTCACCTGGGACGAGCTGTTCAAGCTTCACTCCAAGACCGGAAATCTCCCGGGACCGTTTTTCATTTACCAGGCGGATGACTACGAAGGGCTTGTCTGCATTTACACAGAACTCCTCGCGAACATGCACAGGCAAATCCTGGAGAACGGCGTACTGCAGCTGGAAACCCCGGAGGCCGAAAAGGCACTCCAGTTTCTCGTAGACCTTGTTGGTAAGTACCGTATATCTCCCGAGCAGGTTTCGCGCTTCAAGGAGGACGTAAGCTATGATTTCTTCCTGAAGAACGACGGGATGTTCATCCGCGGGTGGCCGGGCTTCGCGCGTGACGACAGACTGAAGGGCGAATATCCGGAGCAGTATTCTCAGTGTGTGCCCGCTCCGCTTCCTCATCTTGTCGGCTCTCAGCCCGCTTATGTCTTCGGAGGCTGGAACCTGATGATATCGAAGTTCTCGACAAAAATTCCGGAGTCGGTGGAATTCGTCCGCTTCCTACTGGGCAAACAGTCTCAGGAGATTATGTATGCGGTGGGCGGGTGCCTTCCCACCAGCACTTCGGTGTATGCCGATTCGTCGTTCGTGAAAAAAAATCCGGCTCTCGCTTTTTACGAGGGGCTCTTTAAGTACGGAGTATACCGTCCGTTCTCCGAGAAATATACCGGGATCTCGGACGTCCTTTCACATTACCTGAATCTCGCCATCAGGAAGCAGATGTCGCCCCACGAGGCGCTGAAGATGGCGACCGAGGCGATAAACAGTGGTAACATTCTGATCAAGTAA
- a CDS encoding cellulase family glycosylhydrolase has protein sequence MNLNMKIPIDQVPGAVFIIPVLLVAVFLPVDSFSQNGFVTTNGKEIVAPNGKPILLKGINLGNWLEPEGYMFKFEKANSPRLIYEMFDELIGPDESSEFWNAYRASYITRGDLEFIREAGFNSVRIPFDYRLFVREEDPVEFDSVGFRLLDSAVTWCGETGLWAVLDMHCAPGGQTGDNIDDSYGYPFLIESEKSRNLTVKLWKKIAERYSANPAVLGYDLLNEPIAPYFDVDKLNPFLEPLYKKITAAIREVDRNHIVILGGAQWDSNFKIFGKPFDSLLVYTFHKYWSDTTREVIQEYIDFRNKFDVPIWLGESGENKFAWIKSFRELLEGNDIGWCFWPYKKLDSKSCIASIKMTKEYESLMRFAESDRSNFEKIRKNRPETGVVHKALNDYLKNIALANCEINSLYLDALGINTR, from the coding sequence TTGAATCTGAATATGAAAATTCCGATCGACCAAGTACCGGGAGCCGTATTCATCATCCCGGTCCTGTTGGTCGCAGTCTTTCTTCCGGTAGATTCATTCTCTCAAAATGGATTTGTCACCACGAATGGAAAAGAAATTGTCGCGCCCAACGGCAAGCCGATTCTTCTAAAGGGAATAAATCTAGGCAACTGGCTTGAGCCGGAAGGTTACATGTTCAAATTTGAGAAGGCAAACTCTCCCCGTCTCATTTATGAAATGTTTGACGAACTTATAGGTCCCGACGAATCGAGTGAGTTCTGGAATGCCTACCGCGCTAGCTACATAACAAGAGGTGATCTGGAATTCATAAGGGAAGCGGGATTCAATTCGGTTCGCATTCCATTCGATTACAGACTGTTCGTACGTGAAGAAGATCCGGTAGAATTCGATTCCGTCGGGTTTCGCCTGCTCGACAGCGCGGTGACATGGTGCGGAGAGACCGGGCTATGGGCAGTGCTCGATATGCACTGTGCGCCCGGAGGTCAGACTGGGGACAACATCGACGACAGTTACGGTTATCCGTTCCTTATCGAGAGCGAAAAAAGCCGGAACCTAACGGTGAAGTTGTGGAAAAAAATCGCTGAGAGATACTCGGCGAATCCTGCCGTGCTCGGGTACGATCTCCTGAACGAACCGATCGCCCCCTACTTCGATGTCGACAAGCTGAATCCTTTCCTCGAGCCGCTTTATAAGAAAATTACCGCTGCGATCAGGGAAGTGGACAGGAATCACATCGTCATACTAGGCGGAGCGCAATGGGATTCGAACTTCAAGATCTTCGGTAAACCGTTCGACAGTTTACTGGTGTACACATTCCACAAGTACTGGAGCGATACGACACGCGAAGTGATCCAGGAGTACATCGACTTCAGGAACAAATTTGACGTGCCTATTTGGCTGGGGGAATCGGGCGAGAATAAATTTGCATGGATAAAATCATTTCGGGAGCTCCTTGAAGGGAACGACATAGGATGGTGTTTCTGGCCATACAAGAAACTGGATTCGAAAAGTTGCATTGCCTCGATCAAGATGACGAAAGAGTACGAGTCGCTGATGAGATTCGCAGAGAGCGACAGGTCGAACTTCGAAAAAATAAGGAAGAACCGTCCCGAAACGGGAGTCGTCCATAAAGCTCTCAATGATTACCTGAAGAACATTGCGCTTGCCAACTGTGAAATTAATTCTCTTTATCTGGATGCTCTTGGCATAAACACCCGATGA
- a CDS encoding family 16 glycosylhydrolase gives MKTVAGLFVLLFMNVVLVNAQGYRLVWSDEFDSTSLDQTKWSYETGNNGGWGNSELEDYTSRSQNCSVGGGYLTIAAQQESYGGYNYTSARIKTEGKFSFEYGKIEARIKLPSGKGMWPAFWMLGDDISSVGWPSCGENDIMEMIGGSGTGSTGSPLSDATVYGTLHWNQNGSASAGGKYSLSSGKFGDDFHLIGVVWTSRLIQFYVDGAIYYQVDISPTAMSAFRNKFFIILNLAVGGNWPGNPDSTTSFPQTMQVDYVRVYEDTTQLPSVSIASPANNSSLTAYSDISISANASIQGGTISRVDFFQDAMKIGETYVSPFEMRWKNVFPGNYRLSAVAYASGGASGVSDTVRAIVGSGAATSPYGGTPARIPGTIEAENYDLGGEGSAYHDTDPQNTGGLYRPDDGVDIESCTDSGDGFDVGWTQPSEWILYTVDVSDSGSCQIAARVASTSASGSMHFEIDGVDVTGIMNVPNTGGWQIWATVQSSTVTLASGIHYLKFFVNSGQFNVNRFYIYPPGASPSLNLLYPNGGEEFSPDSVVEISWQSQFVDQVRIGLSTSGGGFYSLVQSGVDAGFGVYRWKVPAGPSSSCKILVMDQNATSVMDTSDSVFSIGTATSVRRETGNPTGFSLGQNYPNPFNPTTGINYRLAESSFVKLKVFDLLGREIRTLVEGPQVSGEHDVVFDAGSLPSGVYFCRLEAGGITRLRKMVLVK, from the coding sequence ATGAAAACTGTCGCAGGTTTATTCGTCTTGTTGTTCATGAATGTTGTCCTGGTAAACGCGCAGGGCTACAGACTTGTATGGTCCGACGAGTTTGACAGCACTTCACTCGACCAGACAAAATGGTCCTACGAGACCGGCAACAACGGCGGCTGGGGTAACAGCGAATTGGAGGATTACACGAGCCGGAGTCAGAACTGCAGTGTGGGAGGCGGATACCTGACGATAGCGGCTCAGCAGGAAAGTTACGGCGGCTACAATTACACATCTGCCAGGATAAAGACCGAGGGCAAGTTCTCCTTCGAGTATGGAAAGATAGAGGCAAGGATCAAACTTCCCTCAGGAAAAGGAATGTGGCCTGCTTTCTGGATGCTCGGCGATGACATTTCTTCTGTCGGATGGCCGTCGTGCGGTGAAAACGATATCATGGAGATGATCGGCGGGAGTGGAACCGGCAGTACGGGAAGTCCGCTCAGCGATGCAACCGTTTACGGTACACTACACTGGAACCAGAACGGCTCTGCCTCGGCTGGAGGCAAATACTCACTGAGCTCCGGAAAGTTCGGCGACGATTTCCATCTGATCGGAGTCGTCTGGACGTCCCGGCTCATCCAGTTTTACGTTGACGGTGCGATTTATTACCAGGTGGACATTTCGCCGACGGCTATGAGCGCGTTCAGAAACAAATTCTTCATTATCCTGAATCTCGCAGTCGGCGGAAATTGGCCGGGCAACCCCGACAGCACAACTTCATTTCCTCAAACGATGCAGGTGGACTATGTCAGGGTTTATGAAGACACGACCCAGTTGCCTTCAGTCTCGATCGCTTCTCCGGCGAACAATTCTAGTTTGACGGCATATTCCGACATATCAATATCGGCAAATGCCTCGATCCAGGGCGGAACGATAAGTAGAGTCGATTTCTTCCAGGACGCGATGAAGATCGGAGAGACGTACGTGAGCCCGTTCGAGATGAGATGGAAGAACGTATTCCCGGGAAATTACAGGCTGAGCGCCGTTGCCTACGCAAGCGGAGGTGCATCCGGCGTATCGGATACGGTCCGCGCGATCGTTGGAAGTGGTGCGGCGACTTCACCATATGGTGGCACACCCGCCCGCATTCCGGGAACGATCGAAGCGGAGAACTACGATCTCGGCGGAGAGGGAAGCGCGTACCATGATACCGATCCTCAGAACACGGGCGGACTCTATCGCCCGGACGACGGAGTAGACATCGAATCGTGTACCGATTCGGGAGACGGTTTTGACGTCGGCTGGACTCAGCCTAGCGAGTGGATTCTCTACACCGTGGACGTGAGCGACAGTGGCTCATGTCAAATCGCGGCGCGCGTCGCGTCCACCTCCGCCTCCGGCTCAATGCATTTCGAGATCGACGGGGTCGACGTCACCGGCATAATGAACGTTCCGAATACAGGGGGTTGGCAAATCTGGGCAACCGTTCAATCAAGCACCGTTACACTCGCGTCTGGCATCCACTACCTGAAGTTCTTCGTGAATTCAGGCCAGTTTAACGTTAATAGATTTTACATCTATCCTCCCGGTGCGTCGCCTTCTTTAAATCTCCTTTACCCGAACGGCGGAGAAGAGTTTTCGCCCGACAGCGTCGTCGAGATTTCGTGGCAAAGCCAGTTCGTCGACCAGGTACGAATAGGACTGTCGACAAGCGGGGGCGGGTTCTACTCTCTCGTGCAGAGCGGCGTCGATGCGGGCTTCGGGGTCTACCGCTGGAAAGTCCCCGCGGGTCCGTCGTCAAGCTGCAAGATTCTCGTGATGGATCAGAACGCAACCTCTGTAATGGACACATCGGATTCCGTGTTCTCGATCGGGACCGCTACTTCTGTCAGGCGGGAAACCGGCAATCCGACAGGCTTTTCTCTTGGACAGAACTACCCGAATCCATTTAACCCGACGACAGGCATCAACTATCGACTGGCCGAGAGCAGTTTCGTAAAATTAAAAGTCTTCGATCTCCTGGGACGCGAGATAAGAACTCTTGTCGAGGGTCCCCAGGTCTCCGGGGAGCATGACGTCGTCTTCGATGCAGGAAGTCTCCCGAGCGGAGTTTATTTCTGCCGGCTCGAGGCCGGTGGAATCACTCGATTGAGAAAAATGGTCCTGGTGAAATGA
- a CDS encoding sigma-54 dependent transcriptional regulator produces the protein MPSEDIISVLLIEDEEYDVVRIENTIKPFAEKIVLTDIVSDGNDALDLIRVKGKSYDVVIMDLNLSGGLMGEKLIEKIKECAPSTQIIVITKMTINVTDYNLANRLIKAGAYWYGTKYPGDIDYIYQPNDFILSIINASEKSRIEKAWLKSHQRLVKNIEDILEEKRIIGESEPIASLKSDISKYAKSDVNILISGSSGTGKELVAYNIHYNSSRRFENFVAINCGGLPSELVESELFGYEKGAFTGAEKKKPGLFEIANNGTVFLDEITELPLSAQVKLLRVMQEGELEKIGRTEKIKVDVRVIAATNRNIEEEVRAKRFREDLYYRLNVIYIHVPDLTQRKSDIPVLIEHFLAQYSSRMGKDKPAIDRDALDVFSNYSWPGNVRELKNVVQRILFADQSTVSAAQAKHALGAVYEGDQSRSPDDLEQIFKNHPLPLSNMEKMMREKYFQYVRKNSSSDTDAARKLGLAPSNYYRMAKQLGLK, from the coding sequence ATGCCAAGCGAAGACATAATCAGCGTACTCCTCATCGAAGACGAAGAGTACGACGTCGTCAGAATAGAGAACACAATAAAACCGTTCGCCGAAAAGATCGTGCTGACCGATATAGTATCCGACGGCAACGATGCGCTCGACCTTATCAGGGTGAAGGGGAAGTCGTACGACGTGGTCATCATGGACCTCAACCTTTCCGGCGGCTTGATGGGAGAAAAACTCATCGAGAAAATCAAGGAGTGCGCCCCCTCCACGCAAATCATAGTCATCACGAAGATGACGATAAATGTGACCGACTATAATCTCGCCAACCGCCTCATAAAGGCCGGCGCATACTGGTACGGCACCAAGTATCCGGGAGACATAGACTACATCTACCAACCGAACGACTTCATACTGAGCATAATAAATGCGAGCGAGAAATCGAGGATCGAGAAGGCATGGCTCAAGTCGCACCAGAGACTCGTGAAGAACATAGAAGACATACTGGAAGAGAAGAGGATAATCGGCGAGTCCGAGCCGATCGCCTCGCTGAAGAGCGATATCTCCAAATACGCAAAGAGCGACGTGAACATACTTATCAGCGGTTCGTCGGGGACCGGCAAAGAGCTGGTGGCTTATAACATTCATTACAACAGCAGCAGGAGATTCGAGAACTTCGTGGCCATCAATTGCGGCGGCCTCCCTTCCGAACTTGTCGAGAGCGAGCTTTTCGGATACGAGAAAGGCGCATTTACGGGCGCGGAAAAGAAGAAGCCCGGTCTCTTCGAAATCGCAAACAACGGAACGGTTTTCCTTGATGAAATCACCGAGCTCCCGCTTTCGGCGCAGGTCAAGCTCCTCCGCGTGATGCAGGAAGGAGAGCTGGAGAAGATCGGCCGCACCGAAAAAATAAAAGTCGATGTCCGGGTGATTGCCGCAACAAACCGCAATATCGAAGAGGAAGTGAGGGCGAAAAGATTTCGCGAGGACCTGTACTACAGGCTGAACGTCATTTATATACACGTCCCCGACCTGACACAGCGTAAGAGCGACATCCCCGTTCTGATAGAGCATTTCCTCGCGCAGTACAGCTCGCGGATGGGAAAGGACAAACCCGCCATCGACCGTGATGCTCTCGACGTGTTCTCCAACTATTCCTGGCCTGGAAACGTGCGTGAACTTAAGAACGTGGTACAGAGAATCCTGTTTGCCGACCAGTCGACTGTAAGCGCGGCACAGGCTAAACACGCGTTGGGAGCCGTTTACGAGGGCGACCAGTCCCGCTCGCCGGACGATCTGGAACAGATTTTCAAGAACCATCCGCTCCCGCTTTCGAACATGGAAAAGATGATGCGGGAGAAATATTTCCAATACGTGAGAAAGAATTCCTCGTCCGATACGGATGCAGCAAGAAAACTCGGACTCGCCCCGTCGAACTATTACAGGATGGCAAAACAGCTCGGCCTCAAGTGA
- a CDS encoding ATP-binding protein, with protein MSKTKIMEKWKEHHLQAKHLTVIFVTLFAFQLIVSLVNKSSMRSVFGGAQEWYQKDSAEKTANLTTTSFELLLESISARHDLTPDQSTKLVKAFDILFSQQELQRNTEEMCILLKRQNEVYAVDDGKALYSLLFLDPKDFGTKNSGHSNAIRLFGQLGGQLMASQQIVSVVTNRHTFNTFVPLILRGECVGAVYVKDTPDFSLVTNEIVSNYDQTSLIYLSLISLGLLSMYFISTYSVKGRDEAQKLLLVEHENSIKEQVKHEKEMTFTKRIYHTHHKAEKIVGFIRGDLATLTPANIDQVKYRVSKYANFISRIIYDMKWYDPPVQTIRSPIFCTDLNEVIRFLVNQIFLKSSRKSGTFEIMFVEGKEIPPVSINEFVIWEIVDPLVQNSIDHGKRSDLRITISTRNDKESGTSYISIRDNGKGILPELLQVNDKGIKKLFLESVSTKESSLQNVGYGCYIAYEMAKRCGWTIDASNLPEGGCEFIITAKN; from the coding sequence ATGAGCAAGACGAAAATAATGGAGAAGTGGAAGGAACACCACCTCCAGGCGAAACACCTGACGGTGATATTCGTTACGCTGTTTGCATTCCAGCTTATCGTATCGCTTGTCAACAAGTCCTCGATGAGGTCCGTCTTCGGCGGCGCGCAGGAATGGTACCAGAAAGATTCGGCTGAGAAGACTGCAAATCTCACGACTACTTCATTCGAGCTTCTCCTTGAAAGCATCAGCGCCAGACACGACCTGACCCCTGACCAGTCCACCAAGCTTGTCAAGGCGTTCGATATACTGTTCTCCCAGCAGGAACTTCAGCGTAATACCGAAGAGATGTGTATCTTGCTGAAGAGACAAAACGAAGTATACGCGGTTGACGACGGGAAAGCGCTCTACTCACTTTTATTCCTCGACCCGAAGGACTTCGGCACAAAGAACTCCGGGCATTCAAACGCCATAAGACTGTTCGGTCAGCTCGGAGGTCAGCTTATGGCAAGCCAGCAAATAGTGAGCGTTGTGACGAACAGGCACACTTTTAACACGTTCGTCCCATTGATACTCCGCGGCGAATGCGTCGGGGCGGTATACGTCAAAGACACGCCGGACTTCTCTCTTGTTACGAATGAGATCGTCTCGAATTACGACCAGACGTCGCTGATCTACCTGTCGCTGATTTCCCTAGGGCTCCTATCGATGTACTTCATCTCCACATACTCCGTGAAGGGACGCGACGAGGCGCAGAAACTTCTCCTTGTGGAACATGAGAACAGCATCAAGGAGCAGGTGAAACACGAGAAAGAGATGACATTCACGAAAAGGATATACCACACGCATCATAAGGCGGAGAAGATCGTTGGGTTCATCCGCGGCGATCTTGCGACGCTTACTCCGGCCAACATCGATCAGGTCAAATACCGTGTAAGCAAGTATGCCAATTTCATTTCCAGGATCATTTACGACATGAAATGGTACGACCCTCCTGTGCAAACCATCAGGAGCCCGATCTTCTGCACGGATTTAAACGAAGTGATAAGATTTCTTGTAAATCAGATTTTCCTAAAAAGCTCGAGAAAGAGCGGGACGTTCGAGATAATGTTCGTCGAAGGGAAAGAAATTCCTCCTGTTTCCATAAACGAATTTGTCATCTGGGAAATTGTCGACCCGCTGGTGCAAAACAGCATCGACCACGGAAAGAGGTCGGATTTGAGGATCACCATCTCCACGAGGAACGACAAGGAGTCTGGCACGTCATATATTTCCATCCGCGACAACGGAAAGGGGATTTTGCCCGAATTACTCCAGGTCAACGACAAAGGAATAAAGAAGCTATTTCTGGAAAGTGTATCGACCAAGGAATCGTCGCTCCAGAACGTCGGTTACGGCTGTTACATAGCCTACGAAATGGCAAAGCGCTGCGGCTGGACGATAGACGCGTCGAATCTCCCCGAAGGCGGCTGCGAATTCATCATCACTGCCAAGAACTAA
- a CDS encoding peptidylprolyl isomerase: MRQRPDMKTVMLECSGLAAAIVFLLCSPAISQNTATSVATVGDEKISAREFKIRYELVPHLSPHQGDADSSKKYLLYSIIAEKLLAKEAASLGYASTDYYEKSIEIIADLYVRDALYRKVISSKVKIDKKDIQEALARFSRTLSVRIISAADSGTIYGYYDELKNGTSPDSIEKYSDPVEYGAGRPPVKITYGQMSDDRVEDILYRLKPGQYSLPVRTQDGWFIFVVVGIDYRVPPNADDPDYNKSIIEVIRMRKSREIGLGYLNKFYSDKHAVVDSLMFWSLAEKISAILSEKERDNDFGEEGNLYLSEGNLMRIMSDFGVADLGKEIVHAQDDPVSLKEYLYSLLVYPYLAKDPSLMSTARHLMANLNKYIQYKFLSREGEVEGLQNLQDVKEDVKIWADNYLAKMLKNSFRDSVNVTDWEVRDYYMGNNEREKVDILEIFSRNLDTLTGVMKKIENGADFRELATEYTENSSAKASGGDLGYRSVDSIGALGQIAVGMKLNEVYGPVKTDSGCSIIKLVGRRLEDRKREQVDIREILTHSLDTVEAVFRQLSAGQEFASLAKKYTERSWTRSDSGRFGYFSVYSFGDIGRIASRMKPGEVYGPVTTDSGYSVIKLIGRRYDTTKTDRDFEAEATELKSEVLEKKFDETFFKYVAGLAKKYGYSINMENLNEIKVIDIPMFTYKYIGFGGRITALPYLGPWYDWVKYFDRKSGPVP, from the coding sequence ATGAGACAGAGGCCGGATATGAAGACGGTAATGCTTGAGTGCTCCGGATTGGCCGCAGCTATCGTTTTTCTTTTGTGTTCTCCTGCGATCTCTCAGAACACTGCCACGAGTGTCGCAACCGTCGGCGATGAAAAAATATCTGCGCGGGAATTTAAGATCAGGTACGAGCTTGTACCGCATCTCTCTCCTCACCAGGGAGATGCGGACTCGTCGAAAAAGTATCTCCTTTATTCGATTATCGCCGAGAAACTTCTCGCGAAAGAAGCCGCGTCTCTCGGTTATGCTTCCACGGATTACTACGAAAAGTCTATCGAAATCATCGCAGACCTTTACGTGAGAGACGCGCTTTACAGGAAAGTAATCTCGAGCAAAGTGAAGATCGACAAAAAGGATATACAGGAAGCGTTGGCCAGATTCTCACGGACCTTGAGCGTCAGGATAATTTCCGCCGCTGACTCGGGGACCATCTACGGTTACTACGACGAGCTGAAGAACGGCACTTCTCCGGATTCAATAGAGAAATATTCGGATCCCGTCGAGTACGGCGCCGGCAGGCCTCCGGTGAAAATCACTTATGGTCAGATGTCAGACGATCGCGTAGAAGACATCCTGTACCGCCTTAAACCCGGCCAATATTCCTTGCCTGTCCGGACACAAGACGGCTGGTTCATCTTCGTCGTTGTGGGGATCGATTACCGAGTTCCACCGAACGCCGATGACCCTGATTACAACAAATCGATAATCGAAGTAATCAGGATGAGAAAATCGAGAGAGATCGGACTCGGGTACCTGAACAAATTTTACAGCGATAAACATGCCGTCGTAGACAGCTTGATGTTTTGGAGCCTCGCCGAGAAGATATCCGCGATCCTCTCGGAGAAAGAGCGTGACAACGATTTCGGCGAGGAAGGGAATCTTTACTTGAGCGAAGGAAATCTGATGCGGATAATGTCCGACTTCGGAGTTGCCGACCTCGGAAAAGAAATCGTACACGCTCAGGATGATCCGGTTTCGCTGAAGGAGTATTTATACAGTCTACTCGTTTATCCTTATCTCGCGAAAGATCCGTCGCTGATGTCGACCGCCCGGCACCTTATGGCGAATCTCAATAAATATATCCAGTATAAATTTCTTTCAAGGGAAGGAGAGGTTGAGGGACTTCAGAACCTGCAGGACGTGAAAGAGGATGTGAAGATCTGGGCTGACAATTATCTCGCCAAGATGCTCAAGAATTCATTTCGTGATTCCGTAAATGTCACCGACTGGGAAGTCAGGGATTACTACATGGGAAACAACGAACGAGAGAAGGTGGATATCCTGGAGATTTTCAGTCGTAATCTCGACACCCTGACTGGGGTCATGAAGAAGATCGAGAACGGCGCGGACTTCCGTGAGCTCGCGACGGAGTACACGGAAAATTCATCGGCGAAAGCGAGCGGCGGAGACCTCGGCTACCGTTCCGTCGACTCGATAGGCGCGCTCGGGCAGATTGCCGTCGGCATGAAATTGAACGAAGTATATGGACCGGTGAAAACAGATAGCGGCTGTTCTATCATCAAACTCGTCGGAAGGAGACTTGAGGATAGAAAGCGCGAACAGGTCGACATACGCGAGATACTCACGCACAGTCTCGATACTGTGGAAGCGGTCTTCCGGCAGTTGAGCGCCGGTCAGGAGTTCGCGAGTCTTGCGAAAAAATATACGGAAAGGTCGTGGACCAGGTCCGACAGCGGGAGGTTTGGGTATTTTTCGGTTTATTCGTTCGGTGACATCGGGAGGATCGCATCAAGAATGAAGCCGGGTGAGGTGTACGGCCCGGTGACTACGGATAGCGGTTACTCCGTAATCAAACTGATTGGCAGGAGATACGATACTACCAAGACCGACCGGGACTTTGAGGCTGAGGCGACCGAGCTGAAGAGCGAAGTCCTCGAGAAGAAATTCGACGAAACATTTTTCAAATATGTTGCCGGGCTCGCGAAGAAATACGGGTACTCCATAAATATGGAGAATCTGAACGAGATCAAGGTGATCGACATTCCAATGTTCACTTACAAATACATCGGATTCGGCGGTAGAATTACGGCACTTCCTTATCTGGGACCATGGTACGATTGGGTCAAATATTTTGACCGGAAATCCGGTCCGGTTCCATGA